CACCCAGTGACTCTGCCGCATCTTCTATGAGATAAACACCATATTCTTTACAGATTACAGCTATCTCTTCTATTTGCGCGGACTGTCCATAAAGATGGGTGACTATCAAAGCTTTTGGTTTTTTTTCACAGCTTTCAAGATATTCCTTCAAAAGTACCGGATCAAGATTCCAGCTCTCTCTTTCACTGTCTATGAAAACCGGAGTCGCATTTTGGTACAGGATCGCAGATACTGAACCGATGAAGGTGAAAGTAGATGCCAAAACATCATCGTCTTTCCCTACTCCAAGAACGCGTAATGCCAAATGAATGGCAGCCGTCCCACAAGTTACAGCAAGGGCATTTTGCGCACCGGTATAGCTGCAGATCGACGCTTCAAATTTATTGATATACTCACCGATCGGAGCGATATAGTTGCTTTTAAATACTTCATCAATATACTTCTGCTCATTGCCGCCCATATGCGGCGGGGATAAAAAGAGTCTTTGTTTCACTTCATTTCCTTTAAAATATTCATTATCTCTGTTCTGTCAGCGACTTCATACATCGCATCACTATCATATTCTTTGTAAATTCCTACCGGATTTTTATATCTGATACTTTTCCAACCCAGTCTGTTTGGTGCGATAAAGTCTTTTTTCGGATTGTCGGAAACATAGACAAAACTGCTTTCCTCTTTAAATTTCTCCATGACCATTTCAAATGGCTTCAACTCGGGTTTTTTCGTATGATGAAAATCCGTAAATATCGGATAATCAATATAATTCTCCAGCCGTAACGCTTTAAACTTGTTTTGCTGCATCAAATAATATCCGTCACTTATCAATGCAGTATGATACGTTTGACTGAATTTCAACAATTCCTGACTTTCGGCAGGAAGATTGATGTCTGGCTGATGAAATCTGTATATTTCTATCAACTTTTGTAAAGAAATATCCAAATCGAATGTATCTATCAGGTCATTAAATACTTTACCACTTCCATCTTTTACAAAAGTGTCAAACATAAAATCATAATACTGATCATTACCCAGGTATTCTGCTATTTCTTTAAATCCACTTTTTACGAATTCTACTTCATCATAAAGTGTATCATCCAGATCAAAGACTATTACCATTTACAATCACCTCTGCATCATATCTCAACATTATATTTCCATCAGTCCAGCTTTCATCATATTCCAAATCCATACCAAGATAATCCTTGATCAAATACTCCGCAAAATTGGCTCCTGACAATGGAGAAAGTGGATAACCACCACCGAACCGGGGATTGATCTCGATGAACACCACCCTATCATCTGTTTTGAACAGTTGTACAGTAATACACCCATAAGCACCATCTAACGAACTACACAGTGTTTTAACATCTTTGATGATGTTTTCATCTTTGACTGTTTTTGCTTTGCTGACCTCGCCTGCCCTTACCTCAAGTCTCTGTCTCGGCACTACCGAGATCACTTCACCTTTTTTATCGATGAACACATCTACCGTATATTCATCACCTTCTATAAACTCCTGAAATACATAGTTTTCATCTTGTGCCAACTCTTTTGCAGTATCCAGTGAATTTACAATCTGAGCCCCTATGGAACATGAAGAGTTGTTGAGCTTTGCAAAAATAGGATAACTGCTCTCTTCGATGTTCTCAACACTTCTTGGCGTATCAAAGCCGTTATCGACAAAAAACTTTTCTGTAGAGTCTTTCAGGTAAAATGTATCGCAGATCTCTTTGGAAGAGATCGCTATAAATATATTATCTTTTAAAAACTCATCTTTGACATCAGCCAATATGTGCAGTTCAGTATCGATAGTGGGCACAATAATGGAAATATTCTTATCTATACAGTAATTCTTCAATATAGACAGATATTCTTTATCGGTAACTCTTGGTACCTCCAGAAAGCCATCAGAAATCTGACAGGCACTGCTTAAAACAGGATTCATATCAGTAGTATATACTTTTCCGTTTTCATTAAAAGCTTTAAGTGTATCCTGGAAATTTCTGACCAGACTGACTCTTCTTCCTGCACTCGTTATCAATATATTATTTATCATCACTTGTTCCTTTAAATACTTCCATAGTAGCCTGCCCCTCCTGGCTTATATCGCTGCGTTTTACCACTTTCAGAAATGTCATCCAGAGTATCTTCATATCAAGCCAAAAAGACTGGTGGTCCACATACCAGACATCATACTCGAATTTCTGCTCCCAGCTTATGGCGTTCCGTCCGTTCACCTGTGCCCATCCGGTGATGCCGGGTTTTACATCATGTCTTCTCTTTTGCTCTTCGCTATATAGAGGCAGGTATTGTATTAAAAGTGGTCGAGGTCCTACAAAGCTCATGTCGCCTTTAAGCACATTGAAGATCTGTGGCAGTTCATCAAGAGAAGCACTGCGTATAAACTTACCGATCCCCACAAGTCTTTGTTCATCAGGCAGAAGCTCACCATTTTCATCTTTATCATTTGTCATCGTCCTGAATTTATAGATACCAAAGATCTTTTCATGCAATCCCGGTCTTTGCTGTCTGAAAAATATGGGTCGCCCCATTTTAAGCCATATCAACAATGATACGATCAGATATATTGGGGAAAACAGCACGATAAGGACAGATGCCAAAACAACATCAAATACACGTTTTACATTCATATGCTCAATACCTTATAGTTTGGCTCGTTTGATGATCAGATCAGACAATCTTTTAATGTAGAAAAAAGGAAGCAGCATACTGTTCTCAACACCATATAAATCCTTGATTGTTTGTGGTGAAGGTACTATGGCAACGAAAAGATTTCCTAAACTGTCATAAAGACTCATATTGAAAAGAATATATCCTATCTTGGAAAATTTTTTCTTTTTCTGATCAAAAATATCGGCCTTTTTAATGAAGTGCCTAATTAAAGATCCACGTATTATATTGGGTTTCAATTCATCCAGTACATTTTCTGGAATAGGTGTATTTAACAAATTTTTAGCAAAACACAAAGAAAAATATACTGAAGTTTTCAACTGGAGTTCTTCAACTTGTTTAACAAATTTATCCCAGTCAATATCTGTATAGCGGACGATTCTGTCAACATCTGAGTGAAGCCTAAACCCGGGTGCCCGTACATAGGAGTGTTTTGTCGTATGCAAAGCAACTTGCAAAAGGTTATCTTCTGGTGCCAGTATTCTGACCTTACTACCTGCCGCCTGATAGGATCTTTTAACAAGCTCATTGCCATTGGGTTCATTCTCAGGCTGTATCCATCTTCCTGCAATCGGCCTCCACTGCAGCTCCAGCCAAACCTTATAGCCATTGATATCCTGATAATACTCCGTTCCGCCGCCACGAAATGCTTCTTCTATATCTTCATGCTCATATTCGGATCGAAATTTAAAGGTATAGCCCAATTCCTCCATGATGATCTCATGTGCTTTGTGAAAGTGATCTGTTTCGATCAACAGGTCAATATCTCCCATGGGAGAGCATGCAACATTTTTATATATACCTTTGGTTATGCCGGCATTTTTAAGTGCAACGATCGGTATATTGTATTCATCAAGCTTAGCAGCGACTCTCTCAAGTTCCTCCATCAGGTTCGTAATTCTTTTCTCAACTTCATCAAAAGACGCATTCCACTTTTCATCCAATGAAATGCCAGTCTCTTTCATCAAGTATGCAACATGAGAATCTACTTCATCAATTTTAGCTTCATTGTAAAGTTGCTCGTCATCAACTTCATTATATAGTTCAAGAAATTTCTCTTTTTTTTCATCTGGTGTATTAGATGCCAGTGCCAGACACATTATCTCTTGTATTTTCGACTTATTATTTACAAAATCACAATAATTCATTTATTTATTCACCTTTTATTTTTTAGTAATTCCAAGAAAGTTTTTGATGTTTGCATGGTAACTTTCTTCAGAATATTTTCTTTTTGATTCAGCTATGTTGTGCATAGATATTTTATTTAACAATTCACGATTATCAATTATAGACTCGATTTTATCAGCAACATCTCTAGGGCTTTTAATTCCAACTAACCCACCATTAATATTATCTTTGACTAATGATGGCAAAAATTTATACTTGGTTGCAATGATATAACATCCCATCCTCATAGCTTCTATAATAGATAGTGGTACTGCTTCCGATTTGTAATAAGAGGGTAACGCAAAAACATGACTCTGTGCCAACAAATTAAACTTTGTTTCCGCATCAACAACACCTACATATTCAATATATTCTTTATCTGAGATGATCTCATAAAAAGTTTTTTCAACCTCAGAAAGACTTAATTCAGTATCACCCACAAAACCACCAGCAATAACCAGTTTAATGTTATGCTCTTTCTCTTGTAATATATCTACAGCATCTATTAAGTCAAATATTCCCTTGCTTTTCATAATACTTGATAAATATAGTATTTGTATTTTATTGTCCTGATGGCTTTTTACTGTTAAATCTACTTTTGGAACATTCGAGTAAAAATTTGGTATAACTTTTACTATGTCCGGTTTTCCAAGAAAATCAAATTCACTTTCCATACCTTTTATTAAAACAGCATGAGCATCAACATGTTTATATAGTTTAATATAAATTTTTCTTAATATTGGAGGTAATCCCGAAATAAATTCTGAAAGATCCGAACCATGCAAATGATTATAAAACTTCGCAGATGAAAGATATGTAAACAATAATAAATATATATCACGCAAACTGCCAATTTTAGATCGTGAACACAGGAAATACACTATAGTAGGTCTATATACTATAAAATAATATGGTACTTTTACAAAATAAAGAAGCAATCTTGCAATGGATCCCAATGAACCCTTAGATCGGAATGAACTTTCAATTATTTTCATATCGTTGCCCTCCAGGCAATCGACAACACTTTGAAAAGCAATTGATTGTCCATGCCATGGAGGTGGTAATGAACCAATTAATAATAATTTAGTTTTTTTCATTTGCTGTTTATCCTTTGAAACATAAATGGTAACATCACAATACTTCCAAAAAACAATGAAGCTGGTGAGAAAAAACTAGTGAAATTGGTAACAAAAAAACTTTGAGCTAAAGCTGATACCCATATAGCTGTAAGAACTCTCCTTTGATTAAATTCCATATATTTTATTTTCCTGTATACATATATATATGGTAAAGAAAAAATAAAGATTCCAACTATCCCCCCCTCTACCAATAATTCTACAAACATATTGTCGGCATGAAATTTAACTGGGCCACCTGTTGCTTCATTAAGTTTATTATAA
This DNA window, taken from Sulfurovum lithotrophicum, encodes the following:
- a CDS encoding HAD family hydrolase; protein product: MVIVFDLDDTLYDEVEFVKSGFKEIAEYLGNDQYYDFMFDTFVKDGSGKVFNDLIDTFDLDISLQKLIEIYRFHQPDINLPAESQELLKFSQTYHTALISDGYYLMQQNKFKALRLENYIDYPIFTDFHHTKKPELKPFEMVMEKFKEESSFVYVSDNPKKDFIAPNRLGWKSIRYKNPVGIYKEYDSDAMYEVADRTEIMNILKEMK
- a CDS encoding ATP-grasp domain-containing protein, whose translation is MINNILITSAGRRVSLVRNFQDTLKAFNENGKVYTTDMNPVLSSACQISDGFLEVPRVTDKEYLSILKNYCIDKNISIIVPTIDTELHILADVKDEFLKDNIFIAISSKEICDTFYLKDSTEKFFVDNGFDTPRSVENIEESSYPIFAKLNNSSCSIGAQIVNSLDTAKELAQDENYVFQEFIEGDEYTVDVFIDKKGEVISVVPRQRLEVRAGEVSKAKTVKDENIIKDVKTLCSSLDGAYGCITVQLFKTDDRVVFIEINPRFGGGYPLSPLSGANFAEYLIKDYLGMDLEYDESWTDGNIMLRYDAEVIVNGNSL
- the pglC gene encoding undecaprenyl phosphate N,N'-diacetylbacillosamine 1-phosphate transferase, producing MNVKRVFDVVLASVLIVLFSPIYLIVSLLIWLKMGRPIFFRQQRPGLHEKIFGIYKFRTMTNDKDENGELLPDEQRLVGIGKFIRSASLDELPQIFNVLKGDMSFVGPRPLLIQYLPLYSEEQKRRHDVKPGITGWAQVNGRNAISWEQKFEYDVWYVDHQSFWLDMKILWMTFLKVVKRSDISQEGQATMEVFKGTSDDK
- a CDS encoding nucleotidyltransferase domain-containing protein; the encoded protein is MCLALASNTPDEKKEKFLELYNEVDDEQLYNEAKIDEVDSHVAYLMKETGISLDEKWNASFDEVEKRITNLMEELERVAAKLDEYNIPIVALKNAGITKGIYKNVACSPMGDIDLLIETDHFHKAHEIIMEELGYTFKFRSEYEHEDIEEAFRGGGTEYYQDINGYKVWLELQWRPIAGRWIQPENEPNGNELVKRSYQAAGSKVRILAPEDNLLQVALHTTKHSYVRAPGFRLHSDVDRIVRYTDIDWDKFVKQVEELQLKTSVYFSLCFAKNLLNTPIPENVLDELKPNIIRGSLIRHFIKKADIFDQKKKKFSKIGYILFNMSLYDSLGNLFVAIVPSPQTIKDLYGVENSMLLPFFYIKRLSDLIIKRAKL
- a CDS encoding glycosyltransferase family 4 protein; the protein is MKKTKLLLIGSLPPPWHGQSIAFQSVVDCLEGNDMKIIESSFRSKGSLGSIARLLLYFVKVPYYFIVYRPTIVYFLCSRSKIGSLRDIYLLLFTYLSSAKFYNHLHGSDLSEFISGLPPILRKIYIKLYKHVDAHAVLIKGMESEFDFLGKPDIVKVIPNFYSNVPKVDLTVKSHQDNKIQILYLSSIMKSKGIFDLIDAVDILQEKEHNIKLVIAGGFVGDTELSLSEVEKTFYEIISDKEYIEYVGVVDAETKFNLLAQSHVFALPSYYKSEAVPLSIIEAMRMGCYIIATKYKFLPSLVKDNINGGLVGIKSPRDVADKIESIIDNRELLNKISMHNIAESKRKYSEESYHANIKNFLGITKK